A genomic segment from Saccharomyces eubayanus strain FM1318 chromosome IX, whole genome shotgun sequence encodes:
- the RRD1 gene encoding peptidylprolyl isomerase RRD1, producing the protein MSLDHVDWPHATFSTPAKRIFDTQTTQDFQSSLAIHRIKYHLHKYTTLMSHCADPDPHATASSIPMVNGLMAVLDRFAQLIDDTPPLPGPRRYGNLACREWHHKLDEHLAQWIRDVLPAEYHAVVPELQYYLGNSFGSSTRLDYGTGHELSFMATVAALDLLGLFPHLRGTDVFLLFTKYYSIVRRLILTYTLEPAGSHGVWGLDDHFHLVYILGSSQWQLLDAHAPLQPREVLDKALVREYKDTNFYCQGINFINQVKMGPFEEHSPILYDIAVTVPRWSKVCKGLLKMYSVEVLQKFPVVQHFWFGTGFFPWINVQNGTDLPVFEEKEEESIDQANATSVAPDHTSTRFPTSTAMPPPMAPPSGNSVNSLLSHQNPHSHRNQTASSRDRLRR; encoded by the coding sequence ATGTCCCTGGATCACGTCGACTGGCCGCATGCCACGTTCTCCACCCCCGCGAAGCGCATCTTTGACACGCAGACCACGCAGGACTTCCAGTCCTCGCTGGCCATCCACAGAATCAAGTACCATTTGCACAAGTACACCACCCTGATGTCGCATTGTGCGGACCCTGACCCGCACGCCACTGCCTCGTCGATCCCCATGGTCAACGGGCTGATGGCGGTGCTGGACAGGTTTGCGCAGTTGATCGACGACACCCCGCCGCTGCCGGGGCCCAGAAGATACGGCAACCTGGCGTGTCGTGAGTGGCACCACAAGCTGGATGAGCACCTGGCCCAGTGGATCCGGGACGTGCTGCCTGCAGAGTACCATGCCGTGGTGCCCGAACTGCAGTACTACTTGGGCAACAGCTTTGGCTCGTCGACGAGGTTGGACTACGGCACGGGCCACGAGCTCTCGTTCATGGCCACCGTCGCGGCCCTGGACCTGCTGGGCCTGTTCCCGCACTTGAGGGGCACTGACGTGTTTCTGCTCTTCACCAAGTACTACTCGATCGTGAGGAGGCTGATCCTGACGTACACGCTGGAGCCCGCTGGGTCGCATGGCGTGTGGGGGCTCGACGACCACTTCCATCTGGTCTACATCCTGGGCTCGTCGCAATGGCAGCTGCTCGATGCGCACGCTCCGCTGCAGCCAAGAGAAGTACTGGACAAGGCGCTGGTCCGGGAGTACAAAGACACGAACTTCTACTGCCAGGGGATAAACTTCATCAACCAGGTGAAAATGGGGCCCTTTGAAGAGCACTCGCCCATCTTGTACGACATCGCCGTCACCGTGCCCCGCTGGTCTAAGGTGTGCAAAGGGCTTCTGAAGATGTATTCCGTCGAGGTGCTGCAGAAGTTCCCCGTCGTGCAGCATTTCTGGTTCGGTACAGGCTTCTTCCCCTGGATCAACGTCCAGAATGGTACCGATCTGCCCGTTTTTGAGGAAAAGGAGGAAGAGAGTATAGACCAGGCCAACGCCACATCGGTCGCACCGGACCACACGTCCACACGGTTCCCAACGTCCACGGCGATGCCCCCTCCGATGGCACCGCCATCTGGGAACAGTGTGAACTCTCTACTAAGCCACCAGAACCCCCACTCGCACAGAAACCAGACGGCTTCGTCAAGAGACAGACTACGCAGGTAG
- the VPR1 gene encoding Vpr1p — MKPIIQENKCVERNRHRKQMSHKRRGLVIYQDQKQPQHSSGQSISSLAWSATQRQQQQHHHHPLKQQGTNSFTKILSKSYLQQDVQQDNSHLPISSLVLKQQQQQRKNTPSQSSGPPLPKLVQDSQWTSSTTHRPSWKQEKQPKLFYHTDSRLVSQLHSSVKDLDTIIQTHKPRFDTIIHDLSHTIILSSNELLIKLPTKDAIILHSRTPIINAEWLRNKLSNAGASLVIDSKSFLILCNNIKWYLHWKFI; from the coding sequence atgaaaccgataatacaagaaaacaagTGCGTAGAGAGAAACCGCCACCGTAAGCAGATGAGCCATAAAAGAAGAGGTCTAGTGATATACCAGGACCAGAAACAGCCGCAGCACTCCTCCGGCCAGTCCATAAGTTCTCTAGCCTGGTCCGCGACACAAcggcaacagcaacagcaccaccaccacccTTTGAAACAGCAAGGTACCAACAGTTTCACAAAAATATTGTCGAAATCGTATTTACAACAGGATGTCCAGCAGGACAACAGTCACCTCCCCATCTCATCGCTAGTTCtgaagcagcagcagcagcagcgcAAAAATACGCCATCACAGAGCTCAGGACCTCCGTTGCCAAAGCTAGTTCAAGACTCACAGTGGACTAGCTCCACAACTCATCGGCCCTCATGGAAGCAAGAGAAGCAACCAAAATTGTTCTACCATACAGACTCCAGACTCGTTTCGCAACTACATAGCTCCGTAAAGGACCTGGACACCATTATCCAAACGCATAAGCCAAGGTTTGACACAATTATTCACGACCTATCTCATACCATAATATTGTCCTCGAACGAGCTGCTCATAAAGCTCCCGACGAAAGACGCAATAATACTGCACAGCAGAACACCCATAATAAATGCGGAATGGCTGCGGAATAAACTCAGTAACGCTGGCGCCTCACTAGTGATCGATTCAAAATCCTTTTTGATCCTGTGTAACAATATAAAATGGTACCTGCACTGGAAGTTTATATGA
- the ESL1 gene encoding Esl1p yields the protein MVDIMAPVNDDPNNVTDYSRSSNNPTSVVNDMRPTTTALLHQKRHSSSSHNDTPESSFAKRRVPGVVEPVGKGFIDGISTSQVLMQNVPFKTDDISRRPSISRKAMESTPQLHASSNSAMDIPKSPYYVSRTAIARNMEVVSKDSHDENAPQARTDDSLTTSNGIYANSQPQSQITLSDTRAAPVSATSLPSVTRQLPSAQPNQTFIKKLQEIYKIIVVQETELQQRCLYLTTSQTTELKSLWAIYKLNTELIKNYINFIITALLTTQPINDLIMGQEILDIYRIEKRLWVYGIITFLDVLKNFSNFMDPEVCCQFITYAFICISNMLEDIPLKYSILWRQRLGDLSRMAISLYPSGFIDWRLSAEYWYTESMKYIYGCGKLYYHIATIQQNSLEAFVNLGKSVFCQDPFTPSQQTLQLLIENIYQSAFIDRSSSNTNNNETAHKNSQLIDYLKHTEVMLLPSFLENMDLQHVVLLYFKDKFGKDFNGNDVFSTKDMFCQNPESLRYYFRHAPAFAESQILQLIGFGNPKNPFALLFQLPKHLKLKKDKREKKKSGATEIPHYKDPFDDQASSESYFQNIDTLNSNFDDLPTNIDIWLDSLNYINMTSIQCSMHVLTKFLHAPLAVALPHFLTWLHFIIAVLKKLETIDSKQVTSFWLHFLRRTMPWNSIVTFANVLVCYMLDNLHPFLERELEKFYSLELDDLIEYFNENENLPEVWKCWGSLWFDAVKKCDVMEIPGVRDHLFFDSPLDGIVFDKKDEIGEKFWIRSVRTILTLKGIAKKFPDLGLKVNFQAPVFCRRNDISPDYFLKNLTFKLDPYEEDAFNDDNELDELYDAIEISELIETDNIDLRATPRLSVVSGESIFEYTGYTRLTPDYHCFDKNGGFNSAFIYTQWSNVGNGITLDVSSESLYDASTNDLSLHWAKILFDKVFTIGKNSDDDGNCSVYFVIDATSWLRHFAHIFKLAKNNILKFAICLTTFQELRYLRGSKDDNVVEAATRSVITIRQLYDEGKIIPMRFTGNIATHVEENLEFEEQITWKTHVDEFVIDAIAKLNQNFQTERTIDINKGRAKEFAVLVTDDDNMNQKAKDKMIXTCNTKYLFSLGSKLGINSGLCTN from the coding sequence ATGGTTGACATAATGGCGCCGGTGAATGATGATCCTAATAATGTGACCGATTATTCAAGATCCAGTAACAATCCTACTTCTGTAGTGAACGACATGCGTCCGACAACCACGGCGCTTCTCCACCAAAAGCGACATAGCTCCTCCTCGCACAATGATACACCCGAGTCGTCTTTCGCCAAAAGAAGAGTACCTGGAGTAGTAGAGCCTGTGGGGAAGGGATTTATAGATGGAATAAGCACTAGCCAAGTACTGATGCAAAACGTCCCCTTCAAAACGGATGATATTTCTAGAAGACCGAGCATTTCTCGAAAGGCCATGGAATCGACCCCGCAACTTCACGCCAGTTCTAACTCGGCCATGGACATACCCAAGTCACCCTATTACGTGAGCAGAACAGCGATTGCTCGAAATATGGAAGTGGTCTCTAAGGACAGTCATGACGAAAACGCCCCGCAGGCAAGGACTGATGATTCATTGACTACTTCAAATGGTATTTATGCCAATTCGCAGCCGCAGAGTCAGATAACATTGTCCGACACTAGGGCAGCACCCGTTTCTGCTACTTCACTTCCATCAGTGACAAGACAGTTACCTTCTGCGCAGCCCAATCAGAcattcattaaaaaattacaagaaatCTATAAAATTATAGTGGTACAGGAAACAGAATTGCAACAGAGATGTCTCTATTTAACAACCTCTCAAACTACGGAATTGAAAAGCTTATGGGCAATATACAAATTAAACACTGAACTGATCAAAAACTacatcaatttcatcatcactgCATTATTAACCACACAGCCGATAAATGATTTAATTATGGGCCAAGAAATCTTGGACATTTACAGGATAGAGAAAAGGTTATGGGTATATGGTATAATAACTTTCTTGGATGTCctgaagaatttttcaaattttatGGACCCTGAGGTGTGTTGTCAATTCATCACATACGCATTTATCTGTATCTCGAACATGCTTGAAGATATACCGCTGAAATATTCTATTCTATGGAGACAGAGACTGGGCGATTTATCCCGAATGGCAATTTCACTGTATCCATCAGGGTTTATAGATTGGAGGCTGAGCGCAGAGTATTGGTACACTGAATCAATGAAATACATATACGGGTGTGGTAAGCTTTACTATCATATTGCCACAATTCAACAGAACAGTTTAGAGGCATTTGTAAACTTGGGCAAAAGTGTTTTCTGCCAGGATCCCTTTACTCCGTCTCAACAAACGTTACAATTATTGATTGAAAACATTTATCAGTCCGCATTCATTGACAGAAGTTCTAGTAataccaacaacaatgaaACCGCTCATAAAAATTCTCAATTAATTGATTATTTAAAACACACTGAAGTAATGTTATTACCTAGTTTCCTGGAGAATATGGACTTACAACATGTTGTGCTGCTGTATTTCAAAGAtaaatttggtaaagacTTTAATGGGAACGATGTTTTTAGTACAAAAGATATGTTTTGCCAAAACCCAGAGTCACTACGGTATTATTTTAGACATGCACCAGCATTTGCTGAATCTCAAATTTTACAATTGATTGGGTTTGGGAATCCTAAAAATCCATTTGCATTACTGTTTCAATTACCCAaacatttgaaattgaaaaaggataaaagagagaagaagaaatccgGCGCAACAGAAATACCGCATTACAAAGATCCCTTTGATGACCAAGCAAGCTCAGAAagttattttcaaaatatcgATACTTTAAATTCCAATTTTGATGATCTTCCTACCAATATCGATATCTGGCTGGATTCCTTAAACTACATAAACATGACGTCAATACAATGTAGTATGCACGTATTAACTAAATTCCTTCATGCACCTTTAGCAGTTGCTTTACCGCATTTTTTGACCTGGTTACATTTCATAATAGCGGTTCTTAAAAAGCTGGAGACCATTGATTCTAAACAAGTAACTTCATTTTGGCTGCATTTTCTAAGAAGAACGATGCCGTGGAATTCCATAGTAACTTTTGCCAACGTCTTGGTGTGCTACATGCTAGATAATTTACATCCATTCTTAGAAAGGGAGTTAGAAAAATTCTATTCATTAGAATTAGACGATCtgattgaatattttaacgaaaatgaaaacctACCCGAGGTTTGGAAATGCTGGGGGAGCTTATGGTTTGACGCAGTTAAGAAATGCGATGTGATGGAAATTCCTGGCGTTCGAGatcaccttttttttgattctcCCCTTGATGGTATagtatttgataaaaaggATGAAATTGGCGAGAAATTCTGGATACGTAGTGTAAGAACCATTTTAACCTTGAAAGGGATTGCCAAGAAGTTCCCTGATTTGGGATTGAAGGTAAATTTTCAAGCACCTGTGTTTTGTCGTAGAAACGACATTTCACcagattattttttgaaaaatttaacgTTTAAGTTAGATCCATATGAAGAGGACGCTTTTAATGATGACAACGAACTAGACGAGTTATACGACGCAATCGAAATAAGCGAGCTGATCGAAACGGATAATATAGACCTGCGGGCCACACCGAGATTAAGTGTTGTTTCTGGTGAGAGTATCTTCGAATATACTGGTTATACAAGATTGACACCAGATTATCATTGCTTTGATAAAAACGGTGGATTTAATAGCGCGTTTATTTATACTCAATGGTCCAACGTTGGAAACGGCATAACGTTAGACGTAAGCAGCGAGTCATTATACGATGCTAGCACTAACGATTTGAGTTTACATTGGGCAAAGATTCTTTTCGATAAAGTTTTCACGATTGGGAAAAACAGCGATGATGACGGTAATTGTTCGGTTTACTTTGTCATTGACGCTACTTCGTGGTTGAGACATTTCGCACATATTTTCAAGTTAGCCAAGAACAATATTCTTAAATTTGCTATTTGTTTAACCACGTTTCAAGAATTACGCTATTTGAGAGGCTCAAAGGATGATAATGTTGTAGAAGCAGCAACAAGGTCTGTGATTACTATTAGGCAATTGTATGATGAAGGGAAAATCATTCCTATGAGATTTACAGGGAATATAGCCACGCATGTGGAGGAAAACTTAGAATTCGAAGAGCAAATTACTTGGAAGACACACGTTGACGAATTTGTCATTGATGCTATTGCTAAGCTGAaccaaaatttccaaaCCGAAAGAACGATAGATATAAACAAAGGCCGTGCCAAGGAATTTGCAGTTTTAGTAACGGACGATGATAATATGAACCAAAAGGCGAAGGATAAAATGATAARGACGTGCAATAcaaaatatttattttcattgggCAGCAAACTTGGCATTAATTCTGGATTATGTACCAACTGA
- the MCM10 gene encoding Mcm10p, whose translation MDDPREVLAVDPYNNVTSDEEDEQAIAKELEFMERKKQALMERLKRKQDFKKPEDPNFEAVEVPQSPAKKRTVQNSQDASKQAIRPVAPNVNELMLSQQSLESPSNTTTYFMQKFQSAKRNEDKQIARYEGMMNARVHTFGTDNKEYKPIITNELESFSNLWVKKRYIPEEDLKHALHEIKILRLNKLFAKIRPPKFQEPDYANWATVGLISHKSDIKFTSSEKPIKFFMFTITDFQHSLDVYIFGKKGVERYYNLRLGDVIAILNPEVLPWRPSGRGNFIKSFNLRISHDFKCILEIGSSRDLGWCPIVNKKTHKNCGSPINTNLHMCCDYHREVQFRGTSAKRIELNGGYALGAPTKVDSQPSLYRAKGENQFNIVRSTRKGLSEEEERVKKNSHNFTNSNSAKAFFDEKFQNPDMLANLDSKRRKIIDTKKSTALSRELGKIMRRKESSGLEDKSEGEKQKMKQTTESALQTGLIQRLGFDPTHGKISKVLKSSVPGGESKNNRVNGKKTVINDLLQYKKEKVILAPSKNEWFKKRSHREEVWQRHFGSNETEGASDASGSDLEIV comes from the coding sequence ATGGACGATCCACGTGAGGTTTTAGCGGTTGATCCGTATAACAATGTCACatcagatgaagaagacgaacAGGCCATCGCTAAGGAACTTGAATTTATGGAACGAAAGAAGCAAGCCTTAATGGAACGattgaagaggaagcaagacttcaaaaaacCGGAAGATCCTAACTTTGAGGCTGTTGAAGTACCGCAATCTCCCGCTAAGAAACGTACAGTTCAGAATTCCCAAGATGCCTCAAAACAGGCCATAAGGCCTGTAGCTCCAAACGTCAACGAACTAATGCTGTCTCAGCAATCACTAGAATCACCGAGTAATACGACCACATATTTTatgcaaaaatttcagagTGCAAAGAGAAATGAGGATAAGCAGATTGCCAGATATGAAGGTATGATGAACGCAAGGGTACATACGTTTGGTACTGATAACAAAGAATACAAACCAATAATCACAAACGAGTTggaaagtttttcaaatctttggGTTAAAAAACGATACATACCCGAAGAAGATTTAAAGCATGCTTTACATGAGATTAAGATTCTTCGACTGAACAAGCTTTTTGCCAAAATTCGTCCACCAAAGTTCCAGGAACCTGACTACGCCAATTGGGCCACAGTCGGCCTGATTAGTCATAAATCAGACATCAAGTTTACGTCTTCTGAGAAGCCgattaaatttttcatgttcACAATAACAGATTTCCAACATTCACTAGatgtttatatttttggGAAAAAGGGTGTTGAAAGATACTATAATCTCCGTCTGGGTGATGTGATAGCAATATTAAACCCTGAAGTACTACCGTGGAGACCTTCAGGTCGTGGGAACTTTATTAAGTCTTTTAATCTCCGAATTAGTCATGACTTCAAGTGTATCTTGGAAATAGGCTCAAGCAGGGACTTGGGATGGTGTCCCATCGTGAATAAAAAGACACATAAGAACTGTGGATCTCCTATAAATACAAATCTTCACATGTGCTGTGATTATCATAGAGAAGTGCAATTTAGAGGGACTAGTGCAAAGAGAATTGAACTAAACGGGGGTTACGCCTTGGGTGCGCCGACCAAAGTAGATTCTCAACCTAGTTTATACAGAGCCAAAGGAGAAAATCAATTTAATATAGTCAGAAGTACCCGTAAAGGTCTCtccgaagaagaagaaagagtcAAAAAGAACTCTCACAATTTTACCAATAGTAATTCTGCCAAGGcattttttgatgaaaaatttcagaatcCAGATATGCTCGCAAACTTGGAtagcaaaagaagaaagattatTGATACCAAGAAATCCACAGCATTGAGCCGTGAGCTAGGCAAAATCATGAGAAGAAAGGAGTCAAGCGGATTAGAGGACAAAAGCGAAGgagagaaacaaaaaatgaagcaaACCACAGAGAGTGCTCTCCAAACGGGACTGATTCAACGTCTAGGATTTGATCCGACCCATGggaaaatttccaaagtGCTTAAGTCCTCTGTTCCCGGCGGAGAGTCCAAGAACAACCGCGTTAATGGGAAGAAAACTGTCATTAATGATCTCCTACAGTATAAGAAGGAGAAAGTCATCCTGGCACCTTCAAAGAACGAAtggttcaaaaaaagaagtcaTCGTGAAGAAGTTTGGCAAAGGCACTTTGGATCAAATGAAACTGAAGGAGCTTCGGACGCTAGTGGAAGTGACCTTGAGATTGTATAA